One part of the Coleofasciculus chthonoplastes PCC 7420 genome encodes these proteins:
- a CDS encoding response regulator transcription factor yields the protein MKKILIIEDDCCTSELLDFLLTQDGYACQVAHDGITGLEAVHNSYPDLVILDLNLPGMSGLEVCCKIRCASLEKDPYILCLTGKTGKVDKIASLSTGADLYMTKPFDPDELLVQIRVLFRRHERLKKPDLSFSTAHFDFGFDGKNLSNVRIFLRKKSAQQVEVTYEFSTSERGLFVFLARNAGLVQSRDKILAAVWGQETDVALRTVDAAVSRLRKRLNHIFPEYSSPFVETVELLGYRFVDVERTSSDVVSFSSQLRLVDSGKTDEAC from the coding sequence ATGAAAAAGATCTTGATTATTGAAGATGACTGTTGCACCAGCGAGTTACTTGATTTTCTCCTGACCCAAGATGGCTATGCTTGTCAGGTAGCCCATGATGGAATAACTGGACTGGAAGCCGTGCATAACTCTTATCCAGATTTAGTCATTTTGGATTTAAATCTTCCAGGAATGAGCGGTTTAGAGGTTTGTTGTAAAATTCGTTGTGCCTCCCTTGAGAAAGATCCGTATATTCTCTGTTTAACCGGTAAAACTGGGAAAGTTGATAAGATTGCCAGTTTATCAACGGGAGCTGACTTGTACATGACCAAACCCTTTGACCCCGATGAGCTATTGGTTCAGATTCGCGTTCTGTTTCGTCGCCATGAGCGATTGAAAAAACCTGATTTGTCGTTTTCTACCGCCCATTTTGACTTCGGTTTTGACGGAAAAAATCTGTCGAATGTCCGGATTTTTCTGCGGAAAAAGTCGGCGCAGCAGGTGGAAGTCACTTATGAGTTTTCGACGAGTGAGCGCGGGCTATTTGTCTTTCTAGCTCGGAATGCAGGCTTAGTTCAAAGTCGGGACAAAATTTTGGCGGCGGTTTGGGGACAAGAGACTGATGTGGCGCTCCGAACTGTAGATGCTGCAGTGTCGAGGCTGCGTAAACGGTTGAATCATATTTTTCCCGAATATAGCTCCCCATTTGTAGAAACAGTGGAATTGCTTGGCTATCGGTTTGTGGATGTTGAGAGGACTTCATCGGATGTTGTTTCTTTTTCGAGTCAATTAAGGTTAGTTGACTCTGGGAAAACCGATGAAGCCTGTTGA